In one Vagococcus entomophilus genomic region, the following are encoded:
- a CDS encoding universal stress protein, which translates to MTQDYKNILVAVDGSDEAELAFQKAVSVCLRNKAHLLIAHIIDTRAFQNIASFDETMVEQATSMAKQTIAEYIDFAKKQGLTDVKELIEYGAPKPLIAKEIPTENNIDLIMLGATGLNAVERLFMGSVSEYVIRHAPCDVLIVRTNLDNKK; encoded by the coding sequence ATGACTCAAGATTACAAAAATATTCTGGTTGCAGTAGATGGATCAGATGAAGCGGAATTAGCTTTCCAAAAAGCTGTTAGTGTATGTTTAAGAAATAAGGCCCACTTACTAATCGCTCACATTATTGACACGCGTGCTTTTCAAAATATCGCATCTTTTGATGAAACAATGGTAGAACAAGCTACTAGTATGGCTAAGCAAACGATTGCAGAATATATTGATTTTGCAAAAAAACAAGGTCTTACAGATGTCAAAGAGCTGATTGAATACGGCGCTCCAAAACCGCTCATTGCAAAAGAAATTCCAACTGAAAACAACATTGACTTGATTATGCTCGGCGCTACAGGTCTAAATGCTGTTGAACGTTTGTTTATGGGGTCTGTTTCAGAATATGTTATCCGTCATGCTCCTTGTGATGTATTAATTGTTCGGACAAATCTAGATAATAAAAAATAA
- a CDS encoding replication-associated recombination protein A: MQKPLAYRMRPQTLEDIVGQKHLVGEGKIIRRMVDAKMLSSMILYGPPGTGKTSIASAIAGSTKYAFRALNAATDTKKDLQIVAEEAKMSGTVILLLDEVHRLDKVKQDFLLPHLESGQIILIGATTENPYISINPAIRSRTQIFEVTPLDEEEIKETLLRALNDSNNGLGNESVQIDEQALQHLSRVTNGDVRSALNGLELAVKSTPCQSDGTINLTLPIIEECVQRKSLTHDKDGDAHYDVISALQKSIRGSDADAALHYLARLVEAGDLLSINRRLMVIAYEDIGLANPAAAARTVTAVQAAEKLGFPEARIPLAQVVIDLCLSPKSNSACASIDAALADIRIGKVGDVPPHLKDSHYQGAEQLNRGVAYKYPHDFPNGWVSQQYLPNKLTNVHYYKPKETGKYEQALLHQYCKIQQQKKK; this comes from the coding sequence ATGCAAAAACCACTTGCTTACCGCATGCGTCCTCAAACGTTAGAAGATATTGTGGGACAGAAACACTTAGTTGGAGAAGGAAAAATTATTCGTCGGATGGTCGATGCTAAAATGCTTTCTTCGATGATTTTATACGGACCACCCGGAACAGGTAAAACAAGTATTGCAAGCGCCATTGCAGGATCTACTAAATATGCGTTTCGTGCGCTCAATGCCGCAACGGATACTAAAAAAGATTTACAAATTGTAGCCGAAGAAGCCAAGATGAGTGGGACCGTCATTTTACTACTTGATGAAGTACACCGATTAGATAAGGTCAAACAAGATTTTTTACTCCCACATTTAGAAAGTGGTCAAATTATTTTGATTGGTGCTACTACAGAGAATCCTTATATCAGCATCAATCCTGCTATCAGAAGTCGGACCCAAATTTTTGAGGTCACCCCCTTAGACGAGGAAGAAATAAAAGAAACCCTTCTACGAGCACTGAACGATTCAAACAACGGACTTGGCAATGAGTCCGTACAGATAGATGAACAAGCATTACAACATCTTTCACGTGTAACAAATGGCGATGTACGGAGTGCACTAAATGGGCTAGAGCTAGCTGTAAAATCCACTCCTTGTCAGAGCGATGGCACCATAAATCTTACCCTCCCTATTATCGAAGAGTGTGTACAAAGAAAGTCCTTGACTCATGATAAGGATGGCGATGCCCATTATGATGTGATTTCTGCACTGCAGAAATCTATTCGCGGAAGCGATGCGGATGCGGCCTTACACTATCTTGCACGTCTTGTAGAAGCTGGCGATCTACTTAGCATTAACAGACGGTTGATGGTCATAGCATACGAGGACATCGGACTAGCAAATCCCGCTGCTGCTGCCCGAACGGTTACCGCTGTTCAAGCGGCTGAAAAGCTCGGATTTCCAGAAGCACGCATCCCACTTGCCCAAGTAGTAATTGATCTTTGTCTTTCTCCAAAATCAAATTCCGCATGTGCTTCTATTGATGCAGCACTTGCCGATATTCGGATTGGAAAAGTAGGTGATGTGCCCCCTCATCTAAAGGACAGTCATTACCAAGGGGCCGAACAGCTGAATCGAGGGGTTGCCTATAAGTATCCTCATGATTTTCCAAATGGTTGGGTAAGCCAACAATATTTACCCAATAAGCTAACGAATGTTCACTATTACAAACCAAAAGAAACTGGAAAGTATGAACAAGCTTTGCTTCATCAATATTGTAAAATTCAGCAACAGAAAAAAAAATAA
- a CDS encoding DUF3013 family protein, with product MKKETILTCLETELTKTMGNYDFAIDWDKRNHTIELIFQLFAQNKVGLAIEDTDGTKSEEEIIEFEDALLFYLPGKSQFEESDYLKVFPYEGKKGIDKALILAISTYLPEVLTEGESDLLDFLNDQDADVFELKWQDAEFDEIYAKKKEKNAGNVAYPSY from the coding sequence ATGAAAAAAGAAACTATTTTAACCTGTTTGGAAACAGAGCTAACTAAGACAATGGGAAATTATGATTTTGCTATTGACTGGGATAAAAGAAATCACACAATTGAATTGATTTTTCAATTGTTTGCTCAAAACAAGGTTGGGTTAGCGATTGAGGATACTGACGGGACAAAATCTGAGGAAGAAATTATTGAATTTGAAGATGCCCTTCTTTTTTATCTTCCAGGGAAAAGTCAATTTGAGGAATCAGATTATCTGAAAGTTTTTCCATATGAAGGGAAAAAAGGAATTGACAAAGCTTTGATCTTAGCAATTTCAACGTACCTACCTGAGGTTTTAACAGAAGGAGAAAGTGATTTGTTAGATTTTCTAAATGATCAGGATGCAGATGTCTTTGAATTAAAGTGGCAAGATGCAGAGTTTGATGAGATTTATGCAAAGAAAAAAGAAAAAAATGCGGGCAATGTGGCCTATCCAAGTTATTAG
- the prmA gene encoding 50S ribosomal protein L11 methyltransferase: MKWTEVKITTTSEAVEAISNIMIESGASGVSIEDALDVENFKSDAFGELLDKSTFKHVKEGAIIRTYFPETMFLPEILPEMKERILKLPEYGLNIGENRLEISEVAESDWSSAWKKYYHPVRISRFLTIVPNWEKYEPKNQDECVIKLDPGMAFGTGTHPTTRLTLQALETSLCGGETVLDVGTGSGVLSIASKSFGAKEVFAYDLDEVAVNAAKENMDLNPIAQDVHVSANDLLKGISTQADVIVANILADIILRLIADAHRLLKEQGTFIVSGIIKEKKDEVVTAMMEAGFVVDQLLQQGDWFAIILKKAEIEE; this comes from the coding sequence ATGAAGTGGACCGAAGTAAAGATAACAACAACGAGTGAAGCAGTGGAAGCTATCTCCAACATTATGATTGAGTCAGGCGCGAGTGGGGTATCGATAGAAGATGCGTTGGACGTGGAAAATTTCAAGTCGGATGCCTTTGGAGAATTACTGGATAAGTCGACTTTCAAGCATGTAAAAGAAGGGGCAATTATCCGAACATATTTTCCAGAAACGATGTTTTTACCTGAAATTTTACCTGAAATGAAAGAAAGAATTCTAAAATTACCAGAGTACGGCTTGAATATTGGTGAAAATAGGTTGGAGATTAGTGAAGTTGCAGAAAGCGACTGGTCTTCTGCCTGGAAAAAATATTATCACCCGGTACGAATTTCCCGCTTTTTAACAATTGTACCAAACTGGGAAAAATATGAACCTAAAAATCAAGATGAGTGCGTGATCAAACTTGATCCTGGTATGGCTTTTGGAACGGGTACGCATCCGACCACTCGATTGACTTTACAAGCGTTAGAAACAAGTCTTTGCGGAGGAGAAACGGTTTTAGATGTTGGAACGGGTTCGGGTGTTTTGAGTATTGCGAGTAAAAGTTTTGGCGCAAAAGAAGTTTTTGCTTATGATTTAGATGAAGTAGCGGTGAACGCTGCAAAAGAAAATATGGATTTAAATCCTATTGCGCAGGATGTACATGTTAGCGCTAATGATCTATTAAAAGGAATTTCAACACAAGCGGACGTGATTGTAGCCAATATCTTGGCAGATATTATCTTGCGACTGATTGCGGATGCACATCGATTATTGAAGGAGCAAGGAACGTTTATTGTTTCAGGCATCATTAAAGAAAAAAAAGATGAAGTGGTTACAGCGATGATGGAAGCAGGATTTGTAGTCGATCAATTGTTACAGCAAGGGGATTGGTTTGCGATTATTTTGAAAAAAGCAGAGATTGAGGAGTAG
- a CDS encoding 16S rRNA (uracil(1498)-N(3))-methyltransferase, with product MQRYFLNERYVNQNQSFTLTEEDYHHAVRVMRMAVGDDCFLVFQNQCSIKAKITRIEADSVYLEEIEKEQAEKEMPVSVTIACGYPKGDKLEWIAQKGTELGMQALVGFPSKYAVAKWDDKKRVKKSIRLQKICKEAAEQAHRTMQPQVTLLSELDELVQKFKEYQTVLVAYEESAKKGEKSAFVQAITQCVQQEKVLIIFGPEGGFSKGEIDLFYQNGAIICGLGPRILRAETAPIYALSAMSYQWELLG from the coding sequence ATGCAACGTTATTTTTTGAACGAAAGGTATGTAAATCAAAATCAATCTTTTACATTAACAGAAGAAGACTATCACCATGCGGTTCGAGTGATGCGCATGGCAGTTGGAGATGATTGCTTTTTAGTGTTTCAAAATCAGTGTTCGATTAAGGCGAAAATCACACGAATTGAAGCAGACAGCGTTTATTTGGAAGAAATTGAAAAAGAACAGGCAGAAAAAGAAATGCCTGTGTCAGTCACGATTGCTTGTGGGTATCCAAAAGGGGACAAGTTAGAATGGATCGCACAGAAAGGGACAGAGCTTGGTATGCAAGCGCTAGTCGGTTTTCCAAGCAAATACGCTGTAGCAAAATGGGACGACAAAAAAAGAGTGAAAAAGAGTATCCGTTTGCAGAAAATATGTAAAGAAGCAGCAGAACAAGCGCACAGAACCATGCAGCCACAGGTTACGTTACTCAGTGAACTGGATGAGTTGGTTCAGAAGTTTAAAGAGTATCAGACGGTTCTTGTTGCATATGAAGAGTCGGCAAAAAAAGGCGAAAAATCTGCTTTTGTACAGGCAATCACTCAATGTGTGCAGCAAGAAAAGGTATTGATTATTTTTGGACCAGAAGGTGGATTTTCTAAAGGAGAAATTGACTTGTTTTATCAAAATGGCGCAATCATTTGTGGCTTAGGTCCAAGAATTCTTCGAGCCGAGACCGCCCCAATCTATGCGTTGAGTGCTATGAGCTATCAGTGGGAATTGCTAGGATAA
- a CDS encoding RelA/SpoT family protein codes for MPREEILTGQSVINMTRQYMSEEHVAFVQKACEYATDAHSGQTRKSGEPYIIHPIQVAGILAELRMDPHTVATGFLHDVVEDTEVTLDDLKRDFGKDVAMLVDGVTKLGKIEYRSHEEQLAENHRKMLLAMAQDLRVIMVKLADRLHNMRTLKHLREDKQRRIAQETIEIYAPLAHRLGIGQIKWELEDTALRYLNPRQYYRIVHLMQAKREEREAYVNEAVEEIRKATEDLEIYAEIYGRPKHIYSIYHKMKDKKKDFSEIYDLLAIRVVVDTIRDCYAVLGAIHTKWKPMPGRFKDYIAMPKENMYQSLHTTILGPQGTPIEVQIRTHEMHQIAEFGVAAHWAYKEGKTDKLEQQDGVSRQLGWFREIIELQDESYDASDFMESVKGDIFSDKVYVFTPKGDVTELPKGSGPLDFAYNIHTEIGNKTTGAKINGKMVPLDYKLKNGDIIEVLTSPNSFGPSRDWVKMVATSKARNKIKRFFKVQDREENIIKGREQVETFLLENDFPPKVFLGKQKLSEALERFNFNSEDDLFAAVGYGEVTAQVVYNRLTEKERRERERERQKQVADELMNQPVQKKENEKLKIRHEGGVVIQGVDNLLIRFSRCCNPVPGDDIVGYITKGRGVSIHRSDCPNVKNSEEIKQRLIDVSWEEDAAEVGKEYDADLEVYGYNRSGLLNDILQAVSSVSKNLVSVEAKPNKNKMATVSLTLSIQNLAHLQKIVDKIKNVPDVYSVRRMKG; via the coding sequence ATGCCTAGAGAGGAAATCTTAACTGGACAAAGTGTTATTAATATGACAAGACAATATATGAGCGAAGAACACGTGGCGTTTGTTCAAAAAGCATGTGAGTATGCGACAGATGCGCACTCTGGACAAACGAGAAAGTCGGGGGAACCCTATATTATCCACCCTATTCAAGTAGCGGGTATTTTGGCAGAGCTTAGAATGGATCCTCATACGGTTGCAACGGGTTTTTTACATGATGTTGTCGAAGATACCGAAGTAACGTTGGATGATTTGAAGCGTGATTTTGGTAAAGATGTGGCAATGCTTGTCGACGGAGTAACCAAGCTTGGGAAAATCGAGTACCGCTCACATGAGGAACAATTAGCGGAAAATCATCGAAAAATGTTACTTGCGATGGCACAAGATTTGCGTGTGATTATGGTGAAATTAGCGGATAGATTACACAATATGCGTACTTTGAAACATTTGAGAGAAGACAAACAACGCAGAATTGCACAAGAAACAATCGAAATCTATGCACCTTTAGCGCACCGCTTAGGGATTGGACAGATTAAATGGGAGTTAGAAGATACGGCATTACGTTATTTAAACCCAAGACAGTATTACCGGATTGTTCACTTGATGCAAGCAAAACGTGAAGAACGTGAAGCCTATGTAAATGAGGCGGTGGAAGAAATACGTAAAGCGACAGAAGATTTAGAAATCTATGCTGAAATCTATGGCCGCCCCAAACATATTTATTCTATTTATCACAAAATGAAAGATAAGAAAAAAGACTTTAGTGAGATTTATGACTTGCTCGCAATTCGTGTTGTGGTGGATACGATTCGAGACTGTTATGCCGTTTTGGGGGCAATTCATACAAAATGGAAACCGATGCCAGGAAGATTTAAGGACTATATTGCGATGCCAAAAGAAAATATGTACCAATCTTTGCATACCACGATATTAGGTCCACAAGGTACTCCTATTGAAGTCCAAATTCGAACTCATGAGATGCACCAAATTGCTGAATTTGGGGTTGCGGCACACTGGGCCTATAAAGAAGGGAAAACAGATAAACTGGAACAACAAGATGGTGTAAGCCGTCAGCTTGGCTGGTTTAGAGAAATTATCGAACTGCAAGATGAAAGTTATGATGCTTCAGATTTTATGGAAAGTGTCAAAGGGGACATCTTTAGTGATAAGGTCTATGTTTTCACGCCCAAAGGGGATGTTACAGAGTTGCCAAAAGGCTCAGGACCACTTGATTTTGCCTACAATATTCATACTGAGATTGGCAACAAAACGACAGGTGCCAAAATTAATGGGAAAATGGTCCCATTAGATTATAAATTGAAAAATGGCGACATTATCGAAGTTTTAACTTCGCCCAATTCTTTTGGACCAAGCCGTGATTGGGTCAAGATGGTGGCTACTAGCAAAGCAAGAAATAAAATCAAACGCTTTTTCAAAGTCCAAGATCGCGAAGAAAATATTATCAAAGGAAGAGAGCAAGTAGAGACATTTCTTTTAGAAAATGATTTTCCACCTAAAGTTTTCCTGGGTAAACAAAAACTAAGTGAGGCTTTAGAGCGTTTTAATTTTAATTCTGAAGACGACTTGTTTGCAGCAGTTGGTTACGGCGAGGTAACTGCTCAAGTAGTTTACAATCGTCTAACCGAAAAGGAAAGACGTGAACGAGAGCGAGAACGCCAAAAACAAGTAGCAGACGAGCTGATGAATCAACCCGTTCAAAAGAAAGAAAATGAAAAATTAAAAATCCGTCATGAAGGTGGCGTCGTTATTCAGGGTGTTGACAATCTGCTCATTCGTTTTAGTCGTTGCTGTAATCCTGTTCCTGGGGATGACATCGTTGGATATATTACGAAAGGAAGAGGGGTCTCAATCCATCGAAGTGATTGTCCGAATGTGAAAAATTCTGAAGAAATTAAACAACGACTGATTGATGTTTCTTGGGAAGAAGATGCTGCAGAAGTCGGAAAAGAATACGATGCTGACCTAGAAGTTTATGGATACAATCGCTCAGGTCTACTAAACGATATCTTACAGGCGGTTAGTTCTGTTTCTAAAAATTTGGTTAGTGTGGAAGCCAAACCAAACAAGAATAAGATGGCTACGGTTAGTTTAACTTTATCTATTCAAAACTTAGCACATTTGCAAAAGATTGTTGATAAAATTAAAAATGTTCCAGATGTCTATAGTGTACGTCGAATGAAAGGATAA
- the dtd gene encoding D-aminoacyl-tRNA deacylase: MKVVLQRVCQASVTIEQQVTASINVGFVLLVGVQTGDTQAEADYLAKKIAHLRVFEDQEQKMNKNILQVQGEVLSISQFTLLGSTKKGNRPNFMQAEKPVRAKSLYDYFNEQLRNYGVKVATGEFGADMDVSLVNNGPVTIVLDTNDK; this comes from the coding sequence ATGAAAGTTGTTTTACAACGTGTGTGTCAAGCAAGTGTTACGATTGAACAGCAAGTGACTGCAAGCATAAACGTCGGTTTCGTGCTTTTGGTTGGGGTTCAAACGGGAGATACACAAGCCGAGGCAGATTATTTAGCTAAAAAAATTGCTCATTTGCGGGTATTTGAAGATCAAGAGCAAAAGATGAACAAAAATATTTTGCAAGTGCAAGGAGAAGTTCTATCCATTTCCCAGTTTACCTTGTTAGGTAGCACAAAAAAAGGCAATCGACCGAATTTTATGCAAGCAGAAAAACCTGTCCGTGCCAAATCTTTGTATGATTACTTCAACGAACAGCTTAGAAATTATGGCGTGAAGGTGGCAACAGGAGAATTTGGTGCAGATATGGATGTTTCGCTGGTAAATAATGGACCGGTCACAATAGTACTCGATACGAATGACAAATAG
- a CDS encoding winged helix-turn-helix transcriptional regulator: MQNNTPEYQKFFSSLAEFKDGQDCPIIQALVFLQGKWHSRIIFFLLKNDTLRFGELKKRLPPITNTVLATSLKELEQREIIARKQFNEVPPHVEYSLTERGKSLLPVYVELGKWQQNTQTH; this comes from the coding sequence ATGCAAAATAATACCCCGGAATATCAAAAATTTTTCTCAAGTTTAGCAGAATTTAAGGATGGGCAAGACTGCCCGATTATTCAAGCCTTGGTCTTTTTACAAGGAAAATGGCATTCTCGAATTATTTTTTTCTTACTCAAAAATGACACTTTGCGCTTTGGGGAGCTAAAAAAAAGGCTCCCTCCTATTACAAATACCGTCCTTGCTACTTCTTTAAAAGAACTGGAGCAACGGGAAATTATTGCCCGCAAACAATTTAATGAAGTTCCTCCCCATGTTGAATACTCATTAACCGAACGGGGAAAATCACTATTGCCTGTCTATGTAGAGCTTGGAAAATGGCAGCAAAATACGCAAACTCACTAA
- a CDS encoding alpha/beta hydrolase: MEILTNQLWGHESKANYQAYLMGNSKDIELERKHPAVIICGGGGFARITAREQEPVALYFLNQGYQAIVLNYTTHSIGDGTFPNPVLDLAKMMLIVRENAAKWQIDPEKVTIMGFSAGGTVCASLATQWQEPFLAEKLGVSAERLRPNAVVLGYPILDFVYQKEMAAVDKNRDEILKLVNQPKGLFLDKALELGAGKGATIAQLESVSPISHVTSNVPPVFIWGTADDEMMYTTQLLNFARKLSENNLNYELHIFESGPHGQSLANYNSTPSGSEDGISIWAPLALMFLKKHLQYMN; encoded by the coding sequence TTGGAAATTTTAACAAATCAGTTATGGGGACATGAATCTAAGGCGAATTATCAAGCTTATTTAATGGGAAATTCAAAGGATATTGAATTAGAAAGAAAGCATCCAGCTGTGATTATTTGTGGTGGTGGAGGGTTTGCCCGAATTACTGCTAGAGAACAAGAACCGGTTGCACTTTATTTTTTAAATCAAGGATATCAAGCGATAGTTTTAAATTATACGACTCATTCAATAGGAGATGGAACCTTTCCCAATCCTGTCCTAGATTTAGCGAAAATGATGCTTATTGTCAGAGAAAATGCCGCAAAGTGGCAAATTGATCCAGAAAAAGTTACCATTATGGGTTTTTCTGCTGGAGGGACAGTCTGTGCCTCACTGGCAACTCAGTGGCAGGAGCCATTTTTGGCAGAAAAATTAGGAGTATCAGCTGAAAGGTTACGACCGAATGCTGTAGTACTAGGGTATCCAATCCTTGATTTCGTGTATCAAAAAGAAATGGCAGCAGTAGATAAAAATCGAGACGAGATTTTGAAGTTAGTGAATCAACCAAAAGGATTATTTTTGGATAAGGCCCTAGAGTTAGGAGCTGGAAAAGGAGCGACAATTGCGCAATTGGAATCGGTAAGCCCGATTAGTCACGTTACGTCCAACGTTCCCCCCGTCTTTATCTGGGGAACGGCTGACGATGAGATGATGTATACCACACAATTGCTCAATTTTGCGCGTAAGCTTAGTGAAAATAATTTAAATTATGAATTACACATTTTTGAAAGTGGCCCCCATGGGCAATCTCTTGCCAACTATAATTCAACTCCAAGTGGCTCAGAAGATGGGATTTCAATATGGGCACCCCTAGCGCTAATGTTCCTAAAAAAACATCTGCAATACATGAATTGA
- a CDS encoding N-acetylmuramoyl-L-alanine amidase: MKQSRKQKNFMQLLILNLIIILTIIACFIYLGRYKVVVVDNIAINIRSGPGVSYDVQTQAKKGDHLTVLSKKNQWYNVRLSDNSTGWVASWLVEQGNANSSTNVDATVNTNGTKLRESGSTDSQVLATLKNGQKVTVTLEQNGWAQVEVGKKEGWINASLLDVTSKTGTNTATTTKGATSIAEATIVLDPGHGGADPGAESTDGKLFEKNMTLSTVKIVKEKLEKLGANVVLTRSSDTFVSLSNIAEISNNAKADAFISFHFDSSENANEASGTTTYYYNDANKNLAADVNKYLAANLPLQNRGYEFADYQVLRENKRPALLLELGYMNNDSDVASIKTKAYQKKIATAVVAGLKDYFK; this comes from the coding sequence GTGAAACAAAGCAGAAAACAGAAAAATTTTATGCAATTATTGATTTTAAATTTAATCATTATTTTGACCATTATTGCGTGTTTTATCTATTTAGGTCGCTACAAAGTTGTTGTCGTCGACAATATCGCAATTAATATTCGGTCAGGTCCTGGGGTTTCTTATGATGTACAAACACAAGCTAAAAAAGGAGACCACTTGACGGTTCTTTCCAAGAAAAATCAATGGTACAATGTTCGCTTGTCGGATAATTCTACTGGTTGGGTTGCGAGTTGGCTCGTAGAACAAGGAAATGCAAACTCCTCAACAAATGTTGACGCTACTGTAAATACAAATGGAACAAAGCTAAGAGAAAGTGGGTCTACTGATAGTCAAGTGCTCGCCACCTTAAAAAATGGGCAAAAAGTAACTGTAACTTTGGAACAAAACGGCTGGGCCCAAGTAGAAGTTGGTAAAAAAGAAGGATGGATCAATGCTAGTTTGTTAGATGTGACATCTAAAACTGGAACAAATACCGCCACTACAACCAAAGGTGCCACCTCTATCGCTGAGGCGACCATTGTTCTTGATCCTGGGCATGGTGGAGCTGACCCTGGTGCTGAAAGCACCGACGGGAAACTCTTTGAAAAGAATATGACTCTTAGTACCGTAAAAATTGTCAAAGAAAAACTGGAAAAACTAGGGGCCAATGTAGTTCTGACACGTAGTTCTGACACGTTTGTTTCTCTTTCAAATATTGCCGAAATCAGCAATAATGCAAAAGCCGATGCCTTTATTAGCTTCCACTTTGATTCGTCTGAAAATGCAAATGAAGCAAGTGGAACGACCACTTATTATTACAATGATGCAAATAAAAACTTAGCCGCGGATGTTAATAAATACCTAGCCGCGAATCTGCCACTACAAAATCGTGGCTACGAATTTGCAGATTACCAAGTCTTACGAGAAAATAAACGTCCTGCTTTACTGCTGGAGCTCGGATACATGAACAATGATTCGGATGTCGCAAGTATTAAAACCAAAGCGTATCAGAAGAAAATTGCTACCGCAGTCGTTGCAGGACTAAAAGATTATTTCAAATAA
- the hisS gene encoding histidine--tRNA ligase, which yields MSYQRPKGTADILPGVSNKWQFVEETARLLFHDYQFDEIRTPIFEHHEVISRSVGDTTDIVSKEMYEFYDKGNRHLTLRPEGTAPIARAFVENKLFGPEFSKPYKTYYMEPMFRYERPQAGRMRQFHQLGAEVFGSKNPATDVETMAMAMAFYEQLGIKHIKLVINSLGDKESRAAYRQALIDHLEPHFDELSRESQIRLHKNPLRVLDSKEKADQPFVETAPSILDYLNEESQQHFDTVCQMLEELTIDYTIDHTMVRGLDYYNDTIFEIMSNAPGFGGAITTICAGGRYDHLIEELGGPETPAFGFGMGLERLLITLEAENIEIPVPNTIDVYVVGLGEETNVETLKLVQSIRSFGFSADRDFMNRKAKAQFKSANKENARLVLTLGTAELETKTANIKVMQTGKEETLHLEDVYEKFDQVYDKLVSE from the coding sequence ATGAGCTATCAAAGACCAAAAGGGACTGCGGATATACTACCTGGTGTCTCAAATAAATGGCAATTTGTCGAAGAAACAGCGCGTTTATTGTTTCATGATTACCAATTTGATGAAATCCGAACACCAATTTTTGAACATCACGAAGTTATTTCAAGAAGTGTAGGGGATACGACCGATATTGTTTCAAAAGAAATGTATGAGTTTTATGATAAAGGAAATCGCCACTTGACTTTGCGTCCAGAAGGAACAGCGCCTATTGCGCGTGCATTTGTGGAAAATAAATTGTTTGGACCAGAGTTTTCCAAACCATATAAAACGTATTACATGGAGCCGATGTTTCGATATGAACGTCCACAAGCAGGGAGAATGAGACAGTTCCATCAACTAGGTGCAGAAGTATTTGGTAGTAAAAATCCAGCGACAGATGTGGAAACGATGGCAATGGCAATGGCTTTTTATGAACAATTAGGAATTAAACACATCAAACTTGTGATTAATTCTCTAGGTGACAAAGAGAGTCGTGCAGCGTACCGTCAAGCATTGATTGATCATTTGGAACCTCATTTTGACGAGTTGAGTCGAGAATCTCAAATTCGTCTGCACAAAAATCCACTTCGGGTATTGGATAGTAAAGAAAAAGCAGATCAACCTTTTGTTGAAACGGCACCTTCTATTTTAGACTACCTAAATGAAGAGTCACAACAACATTTTGATACGGTTTGCCAAATGTTGGAAGAGTTAACTATTGACTATACAATCGATCACACAATGGTGCGAGGATTGGATTATTACAATGACACAATCTTCGAAATCATGAGCAATGCTCCTGGTTTTGGTGGCGCAATCACAACTATTTGTGCGGGTGGTCGGTATGATCATTTGATAGAAGAACTTGGCGGTCCAGAAACGCCGGCTTTTGGTTTTGGGATGGGCCTGGAACGCTTGCTGATTACCTTGGAAGCAGAAAATATTGAGATTCCTGTGCCAAATACAATTGATGTCTATGTGGTCGGGCTTGGAGAAGAAACGAATGTCGAAACTTTAAAACTTGTTCAAAGTATTCGTTCATTTGGTTTTTCTGCGGATCGAGACTTTATGAATCGTAAAGCCAAAGCGCAGTTCAAATCTGCCAATAAGGAAAATGCGCGTTTAGTCTTAACTTTGGGAACGGCTGAGTTGGAAACGAAAACCGCAAATATCAAAGTAATGCAGACTGGAAAAGAAGAAACGCTCCACTTGGAAGATGTTTACGAAAAGTTCGACCAAGTCTATGACAAGCTTGTGAGTGAATAA